In Saprospiraceae bacterium, the sequence CTTTGCCCTGGAGGATAATCTTGGATTGTGCAAAACTGGAAAATCCAAATAAGAAAAAAGCAATAAAAACCAGGAAAGAGGGCATATGCCTTCTTACGATGTGTAACACAGGATATGAGTGAAAGTATTGCACTTTACTCTATTTGTCTTTAAAAAGTTCTGGTTCTAAAAATTCTCGGTGATCTTCTTTGCAGAAAATCAACACAAAAGTAGAATGAAAAAATCAGGTAATCTGCCTGATTTAGTTAAATTTTCGAATATAAATTTATTTAATCTATAACAAGGGTATCAGCCTCTTTTCTCTGGCAGCCTGCATCAAAGAAATGCTGTTTTTAACACCCATTTTCCGAAACAAATTCTTTCTGTGCACTGCGACGGTCTGGTCAGAAATAAATAATTGTTCACTGATGGTCCGATTGTTAAGCCCTTTGCATATGAGCGCTAAAATCTCCTTTTCTCTAAAGGTAAGGTGAAAGTCCAGACGGCCGGCGGCTCGTTGATTGGCGACCATTTGATTGAGGTCAGGATGTATTCGAAAACCATGAGGCATCACTACTTCGTTGGAAATAATTCTGGTCAGTGCATCCAAAAACAAGTCTTCGGAGCTATGAACATAGACTAAACCATTAGCCCCCTTGATAAAACATTTTCTGGTGACTTCACTATACTCCGGAGTAGAAATCAATAAAATCTGGGATTTTTTGGATTTTTTTTTGATGGCTTCGACCAATTTGATTTCGTCATTCCCTTTAGAAAAAACACCTATAAAAATCAGTTCTCCTA encodes:
- a CDS encoding response regulator transcription factor, which gives rise to MISYCIVYPHPLYNLGLVSLMEKFKPGQTACIRTGLYPKECLLKISDWIGELIFIGVFSKGNDEIKLVEAIKKKSKKSQILLISTPEYSEVTRKCFIKGANGLVYVHSSEDLFLDALTRIISNEVVMPHGFRIHPDLNQMVANQRAAGRLDFHLTFREKEILALICKGLNNRTISEQLFISDQTVAVHRKNLFRKMGVKNSISLMQAAREKRLIPLL